The following nucleotide sequence is from Centropristis striata isolate RG_2023a ecotype Rhode Island chromosome 7, C.striata_1.0, whole genome shotgun sequence.
TAAAGAGGGACagtgttagcattagcatgtCGTTGTGAACTTGTTAGCATGCATACGTTAGCATTTGGCTCAAAGCACCGTTGCGCCTTAGAACAACCTAACAGAGCTGCAAGCATGTCTGTGCACTTTTTACACTCACACATTGTGAGAtttgtaactgtaactgtaactttttatcattatttcatCTTCTTATGAAGAGTTCAAGCAAAATTCATGGTTCATCTAGAGTAACACCCCTAACATATGATCCTCTGTACACATTTGTATCAAAAATTGGCCTTTCAGTACAGTCAGGCCCCCACACAAAGAAGAAAACTTTGAATCACCCCTTACTATCTAACTTACGAACAGATGTGATAAACAAGTAATCCAACTGGACTTTAAAATCCATCATCATTTAAACAGCCTCAGTAAGAGATCagattgttgttcttcttttgttttcctCTATTATCCTACTTTATGACCACCCATGGTGAATATATAAATTCACCTAATTACTcatattttgtgataaaagacTCATGTCAGAGCTTTCCATATCAAAAACCTATGTGTAAACCACAGAAACCATGACTTTACTCAACAGAGCCAGGCACAGGCTGCATGTGTTAAAGGAGTTTCTCTGTCTTTCCTCGTTGCTGGCAGCTGGAGGTACTCAGCACTGACTCTAACATGGAGCTTTGAAATAGCAATCAATGCCTTTATACTGCAGGGAGGGCTCGTAAAAGTGTCGTTGGGAGGAATATATGATGTCGTATTTCACCCTCCTTTCCCTATTTTTAAACGCTGAGTTATGGCTGCAGAAATGTTTGCCCATTAAAGGTGATATGATGTATTTTGTGCCTTGTTCAGAAAGTCATCCATCACTGTGGACCAAAAAGAAAACTGCACTTACTCTTTCACCCCTTCCTCTCCCATCTTCCCTCCACTCCTCACCCCGACACAGTTCTTGTACGCTGTCTCAAGTAATTTACGATACACCGGTAGTGCAACCTTCTGGCAGGAACTGCAAGACCAGCTTGCTCTCTCTCCTGGCAACTAAATAACCTTTTATAAAAGACCAAACTTGGCCAAGTCATCTGCTCCTGCACATTAAGACGGGACAGAGCTGGACATGTGGATACAATCCTTCACACTCTTCTTTCTCAGGGTTCGTTAGAGTGCTGATGTATGGAAGCAGAGAAAAGCCATAATAATTTGAattccattaaaaataaaaggtttgtaaaattatttatattacaaCCTATTTTTGCTTTCTGTGAAACTTACACAAAGCGATTTTAAGTATTGCAATttgaaaaaatcaacaaaccATTTTCAGATTCACATATCCAGATATAAGTTTCTTGGACCACATGCATGATgcaactcatttttatttaattatattttacttgACTTTTACATCTCAAAATACCCGAACTTAACCTACGTAGGTTATGTAAATCGTGATGTAGACGTAGCTATGCGAACACCaatctcctgggtcaaagtcatACCACCCTAAGTGGAccttgtcactctttatactctGTATCCTCACTTCCACCTTTGCTTTTATACTCCGTAATGCTTCCGTCAACTTCTTTATATCAAACACTTCTGTCAGATGTGAGGCCTACTAATACTTACTTTGCAGAGATTTCGAAAGCTTGATTTTGAATTGTAAGAGGGGAATTCAGATCACATAGTCAGATGGATGGTTTTCAAAGCAAAATGTTTAAGTGCTATAAATTCAGTAGTATATACATTTCAACATAAAGTAGCATTTTAGGCCTTCCATTGATGTAAAGCAGCAAGTCCTttttagcctttatttccttccATACCCAAAAATCTGTGTGAGGTTGCACTCAATATTAAATTACACAGGAGCTGCTGTATTCCTGTACCGTCTGCTCTTTACTCATTGGGTGTGTATGCAATATTTGCTGTATGATTGTGGTTCATAACCTTCATTGCATGCCATCTAACTCTCTACGAACATTCCCTTGAACTGGCACACTATCAAGTAAAGCTGAAATAAATCAGCAGAAGCTGTAATTATTACCACTGTGACAGAACAGAGTTGTTGCCGGTGCTGTTGCTACTGCTGTGTTTTGTAGTCACCagaagtggtgtgtgtgtgtgtgtgtgtgtgtgtgtgtgtgtgctgctgttgcAGTCTGCTCCGAGTGTCTGCCGACAGAGGATTAATCTCCCCAGCTGAGGCAGTAGCTAAGGTCAGCAAGGGAAATATTTCATAAGTGTCAGCTTGGCCCGTAGCCCTCAACGCAGAGTTCGAAATGAGAATGCACAGTCGCATAACAAACGGCCGTGTGTGACTTTGTGAAGCTCACACAGAGCACATGGGTGGGGGGAGGCGCATGATATATGGCAGTGTTTCACTTTCATGTATTCATCTGAGCCGGTGAATTACTGCCAGGGACAAGCACGGTGCTTTGTCACCACAAGGACCCAGTTGAGACAAATATTTTGGCCACACGAGGTCTGAGTCTGGAATGCGTTTTCCATTACTGCCTGTTCTCGAACTGCCTGTTTTTTCAGTTAAGGACAATGTATAAAGTAATTCCCAACTTCTGCTTCACCACGTTTAGTTTGAttcaataaaacagtttgttttatttaaaaaaaaacactgcatgtgttttttccaAGAGACCTAAAAATGGTCTTATAAATTGACTTTGTCATTTTCCCTGCATTTAATGCTCTCATGTTACAGGTTTTTCTGCTCCTGCGGTGACCCAGAGTTGGCAAGCACATGCAGAGAGATTAATGGCATGGGCGGGCCGCTTCAATAACCGTTTGTTTGATGTGTCAAACCTGAAAGGCGCTGATTTACTTACACATTGATAGGCTTTTAATTGAGCAATGCCATCCCTTGTCACATCAAAGCCGTGGCAGCTGACATGACTCGGCCTCACTGCGGGTTGTGATGATTGACATGTACCGCTGAGCCCCGCCCGTCCCAtccttcatcatcatcctcgGTTTTGTTTGCCAGGAACTTTGTGGCTACTGCAGCCTACAGTAACTTCTGTTGTTTATCAGGTCATGAGTTCCAGGGAGTCATTCCTTCAACCCTCTGAACCTGAAGCAGTTTCATGGCGTTATtctctcctgtcacattttattcaccaagGCCTAGTTTAATTTTTCACTCCAATATATAATTATCCGGATTCCAAAAAAGTGTTGGGTGCTGTGAAAACCATGATAAAAGACAGAATGCCATCATTCgcaaatcctttgtgacctATATTCAActgaatacagtacaaaataCATAATGTTCAAAAATTCTGTATAATAACATTTTtctaagtgcccacaagtgaaccaataaaaaaaacggAGCACCGCATGATATACATTTTGAACTATTTGAATGTATACCCTCTGCTTCTGACCTCTCTTGTCCACTCCCTTCTGCTCTGTTTAAGCAGCCTGTCGTTTCATTCCAAATTtcatcatttaatgtttttttttttcttttttctacaaGATCTGGTTAGttcaaatggtttatttttggcactgTTAAATTACCTGTATAAAAAAGGGAAGTATTACTATTTAAGCTTTTATGATTGTTTTCAAGAGTAGTCAGGAATTTGAAAATCTGATGataattcctgtttttataATTTCTGGCTTTaataaattttgtttttaaatttcttttttttttgtttgtttgttttaaataaacatgGCTTTCATGTTTAAATGGGTTCCTGGAGTTAAGAGGGTGAAAGTAGGCTCGAGGCTACATTAGAGAATTTAGATTGAGCAACTCTTTTTTCAAAGCTCCGATTCATTTCTCTGATGAGAAAATGTGTTGTGCTTTTGATTTTATGACAAGTGTTTTCACAGAAGacgagacagagagaaagagtgacAGTGTGCTCCCGGCAGCCTGTCCCTCAACAAAGGTTGGTGATGAAGACACAGAGACGCTGACCACGAGTGCAGGAAGCAGCATTGACTTTAACAAGCGTGAGGAATGTGCTGGGAAGATTTTTCTTTGCACGgcctgttgttgttctttttgccAGACCTGTCACGGCTCCAGCTCGTGAATACCTTGATTGTGCTTCTATCAAAATGACCCCCTTCCATCATCAGGccaatggaaaataaaaaaaaacatcttttgatGTCATCTGAAATTTCACACAACAATGTTGGACGATCTGATTTGAGGCAGACGCTGTCTGGCAGAGCAGGCCCCTCCAccccttccctcctcctcctcctcctcctcctcctcctcctctctccgtgctCTTGATAACTTCTCCGTGTGGAGGACAATAGCGGCTTTTGTTTCTGAGTGTGGAGAGAGGACTTGAGGTTGCACGGTTGTGGGCGTTTTGCAGCCTACATGCCTGTCTGCGAATGCGTTTCAGGTGTAGTGAGTACGACAAGGCGGAACCCTGCGCGGTGTAGGTTTCGGAAATAAAAGTGCCAATCTGAGAACAGAGAGGGAAGCCTATTATCCTGGTGTGATTATAATGCAGACAGATAGACGACAGGTAGGCAGAGTGGATAAGAGTGTGAGCTTGCGAGACGTGATGAGCTGACAAGAGAGACAATCTCCCTCCTAAACTGGAGAGATAAGGTTGTCAGCCGCAGCTCcgactctgacacacacacacacagatgcactgTGGAGCCAGTCAGATATATGATACTGTATAAgaactacaaaaacacacacttttaagATGGCATCTTCCacagtctgtttgtgtttgtatgcaCAGGATAGATTTCCTTGTCTGAGCACATGCACATTCAACTGTGAAAGGATTAGTATGTGTATGTcaaagacagagggagaggcAACCACAGAAAGATAAACGAGGAAGTGTGAATACATTAAGTACACTGTGTAGATATTGTTTGTGGACCTTTCAGCTCAAGGAAATCCTTGTTTCAACATTCTGTCCTGGCTGGAATGTTGCCTGCGAGGCTCTTTTTAAGTGTTTGGGTCTAAATGCCATGTCTGCTACACCCCATGAAACTGTCTTaatccacttttttttcccttggtTTTATTACTGCTGGAGAAAACACGAGGGGTAGAGCAGAGCCCCAGCCTCAGGCCTCTATTCCCATTCCACACACCCCATAAGTCAGTCACAGATAATTAAATAGGAGTTATTTACACTCGTTTTccctcctctgcctctctgGCGCTTTTAtcatttctctctccttctctttgtaCAGTACTGCACGCAGCCAGACCTCGTCAAAGTCTGGCTGACACCAGTGAAGGCCTGTAGAAGTACAATaacttgaaaagaaaaaagaaacaagactcTTATGAGCTCACATCAATGTCAGCCCCTCGTTAAACAATCACACAGAGCATCTACAAAACGCTAATCCCCTTGTGTGCCACAAAACACCTCAGCACTTGCAAACAGAGCAAAAGACAAACGAGCAGATGAGGATTTGCTTGAGCCAGGTTTGAAGAATTCAGCTGCCTAATGTCAGCGTTATATATTGACTCTGGAGTCAGGCAAACAGCAGCTTTTCAACACGGGGATGAATTAGGCCCCGCCACAGAGCTATGGCGTCCATTACAGGCCTCAACGGCTCTATAAATCACAGGATCACAGGGGCATGTGGGGTCCGCTCCTCCTCACTCCTCCACGGCCCCTGTCGGCCTCATCCTGGGGGTTTTGTTTGGCTGCTGTTCCAGCCAAACCCTCTGCTTTGATACAGCCATGGAAAGGCATGGAAATGCCCCGAAGGGCCAGCGGGACCTGGACATGCTGTGAAGCCTCTTTAACGGGAAAGCTGTCCTCTTAAAATATCCACAACAGGAAACAGCCATCAGTCATCGACACGCCAAAACAGCTGTTACCAGCCTACATCAAGGAGGCACATGAAAGGAGCTGCTCCCTGTTGTTTGAGCCCTCCCTTGTTTCATTCTCTCGTTGCCTTTGTCTGGCTTTTCCCAATGCCCTCCTCTTTGGTCTCCATTTtaacgcccccccccccccccccccccctctctttaTGCAACTCCACCCACACTGCAGCGACTTACCCACTCACCCTTTTAACAAGTGGATGTCAGTGTGATAAACAAGAGCGCTATCGGAAACCTCACAACTTAACTAGCAGTCTGTGTTGTAAAGAAATGTTTGAAATCCCCTCAAAGCTCTCGGCGTTACCTTTAAACCTCACAGTGAGAAAGCAGTTGTTATGCATCACCTGTTTATGTGTCTCGGCCCGAGGTGGTGACAGAcagttttaaacaaacagaCGGATTCAAAAGAAGATTGTACTGCACTTAGCCCGGCGGCGTGCAAGTCTGCGTTCACATATTCTTAAATCTCTACAGGTCATTGAAGCATGAGTGGCAGTGCGCGGGTGATGAGTGAAGACTAAGCCTAATGATGACAGgtcaaacagtgactctgtTGAGTGAGGCTGAAGTGACTTCATCCTCCTCACACTGGTTTTTCTCTCAGCTGCAGATAAATGGCAGCATCCATTATAATCAAGGAGCAGGCTGATGACTTACAGTTTGATAAGGCCAGACTGAAATGTCGAACAATTTTACCTATTAAACCTCAGGAGAAAGGCTTCTTCCGGTTTACTGTAGCCACTAATCAATGATTCATGAATGTCATTAATGTCCTGACAcaattcaccccaaaatcaCCATAAATTACATAATCACCATCAATTACCCATAGTagtatttatcagtctagattgtttaGGTGTGAGTGTTCCAGTTTTGGAGATATTAGAGatgattgatgcatttaaaaaactcaacagcaatgtcttttTCCAGATATCATGACCTTGTTACTCATGATAATCCAGACCTTGTTGTGAAAactttcatgtaggaactattttctttctaccgCACTACACCTACCAACTGTGTCACCGTGCAGAAGTAAGCATGCTCGTGGTGGTGTCTTCCTCAGCTGAGCCATGATGTCAGCTAGTTCAGGTGAATTTGTAGTATCTTACTGCATGGTTACTAGAGATATACCGATATATCAGCCCGCCGATATATCGGGccaatatttgcgttttttacttgtatcggcaccGGCCGATACATGCGTGCGTTTGCCGATCAagtagcccatttcactgatcCAACACCAGGCAaagctcggtgcaacatctgccattcgctGGTGAGCTGGGTGCTGATgcctgaaaaaagaaacacatcaaatatgtgcactcatctgaggcgccaccacctcgaggcctagaacaacatacacattgttagCTATCTATTGTTAGTTAACTGTTAATGTGTTTGGTTTcctttgttaataaatgtttctttttttgtttaaattgagacttgtgtaacatttgttatcattgtgtcatttttatcatttaaatggagggagaaaaggcaatatcggcttcaagaatcggcccaaaataATCGGCAGCAcctatcggggatcggttaagactgacaaaataatcggtatcgacattggccttaaaaaaaacccgTATCCGTCAACCACTAATGGTGACACAGTTGGTAGGTGTAGTTTTATCGAAggaaatagttcctacatgaaactgctcacaactaggtctgtggattattctGAGCATCCAGATcatgatttctttttctttttcttactttattttatttttaactttagacaccacaagcaaagtgccatttagttccattatatttgagagaaggcagacatctcttgGCCTCTCAGGCTCTCAGCAATTCACACCAAAATAATCTAATGCATATTTGATTTGGagttgaactgtccctttaaacagCCTGAATACAACAGTGTTGTAATATCTTGGATTATGGTTCAGGTCAAGCCATCTGGTTAGTTGCAGAGGCATTCCAACCAGGATGGAAATCCCCATAAAGCactgcttgtttttctttatggaaaattaaattaagttaCTGGGCTTACGACAGTGGCAACCAAGGGGGAACTCCATtgtccttttgttttttatactttatgctTATGTAGAAACCGAAGAAAAGTACTGTAATTAGAATGCATGTGACTGTTGATGCAAAAGCTGAAGATGCCATTCACTTTCAcagcaaattaaatgaaaattgaataatgCCAATCATGAAATCAAGTAGCAGCtgcagtttagtttttataatgcaataaagtcattaaaataCCAGAAATGTTTACTGACAGTAGGTAGGCTGGGTAATGTCCAAATCTTCTATCCTGCTACAGGGCATTTTTATATCTTAATCATGATATATGGCATGATAAAGCATGTTTTATGGTAATTCAACAaataaatagtctatatgaaataacctGCTGTGTGAATGAAATGCTTATATAAACTACTGGGTATTATTTACTTAGAACCTTTAGTGCAATCTTAGCATTGACCTGAGTGGGATTGAACGATgtgaagtaaaaacaaaagcacaatCTTCAAATTATATTACCTCAAAACATTTCACATCAGATTTTCTGAGAAAATACAGTTAGTGCGTGCTTTCCTTTACAATGGTGTTGTTGATATTTGATTTCTTCATGATTTGATTCTAttgaaagacaataaaatatcaTATTGGATTTTCGCCCAGTCTTAACAGTCGGTTACTATTTTGAAATGAATGCACCTATTTACAAGAACAATGTGCATAAAGACAGTAGATCTTCACTGAATAGTCTCTTGTTTCATAATGTATAATGTTAAATCTGTGATagagtatttctattttctatgTTTAGTTTGCATGTGTTGTATGGAGGTCACTGACACAGATTTCCAGCCCTACATTACAGCCCGGGGATGAGGGTGAGGCCAGAAGAcaaaccacgccccctttcattgtCCCGCCCCTTCTTATGAATGCGACCACTTGTGATTGGACGGCGGCTCATCGCTTTGAAATCCCTCCCCTCACGTCGTTAGTATGTGGAAGAAGTGAGGTACTGTGAGACTGCTGCAGAGGGACAGAGATACACACGCCGGAGGACTGTCACACACCAGCCTCTGCGGGGATATTCTTCACTTGCACTCCGTATTTTGATGACTACTTATGGTGCTTTGTTTTTGCTCGATTCCTCTTTTTCAACACTGGATAAAGGAATATTTAGGAATAATTAGCGGGTGAGATTGAAGAGCACGTTAGAAGATGACATTTGGGCAATTTGTACCTCTTTAGAGACAGCTTGGGTCCGACACGGAGGACGCGCACTGCGTACACGTCCTTCCGGATTACCGCACTCTCTTCGTTTTAATGTATCATCATGAAACGTGCTGGTAAATGAATTTCAACCCTGCGTCCACTCGTTACATGCCCTCATCCCTCCTCGTGCCCCGATCCAGATGAGAGATTTCCCCGGTGGACCTGAACCGCTTTTACGCAGACAGTCCCCGGAGCGCAGCGCCGCCTACGCCAGCGGCGATCCATACCGGACAGGAGCGGAGAGAGCGTCCGTTCCCCTACTGACTTCTTGTCCTCCATCGGATCCTTTGCGTCAGGCTAAAAGGCTTCCAATCCGGATCGTAAAGATGTTGACGGCGCACAGCGGCCACTTGCTGCACCCGGAGTACCTCCAGCCCCTCACGTCCGCGCCAGTCAGCATTGAAGTAAGTTAATAAAAAGAAACGACATTTTCTCCAAAATCTGTTGACAATATCTTATGCGGGTTTATTCCTTATATTATTAAGATAATATTAAGTTCATGGCGTTTAATGCTTTGAGTGTTATTCTGAAAAATGTGCCACCATATGCGCCATTTTACGCACAGCGTTTTTTGGCAAGTTCACACGGCACCCAAACGGAGTTCCCAAATGTAAAACTACTGCAGAAAATTTTCCGCTGAAAAAGTAacataacagtttattttgcGGATGTATTACAATTAAAATGCATCTTTCCAAATGTTTGCAACAcggctttctttctttctttctttctttctttctttctttctttctttctttcttttttctttctttctttctttctttctttctttctttctttcttttttctttcttttctacaGCTTTAACTTTGCATCCTGTGACTTCCTTTTTTATGTCAAATATGAATGCAGGACTAATGGGGGTGTTTCTagatgttttattataattagttatttttttggctagtaaaatacaaaatcagaatattattttaataattatgtatcATAATTAAAGTAGAGTAAATAAATCTTGGGATGCTAAAATTAAATCAGCTTCAAAACAAACAGTTCGTTCACCGTCTTGCTCTCTTTTTTCCTTCTCAGCTGGATGCCAAGAAGAGTCCTTTGGCCCTGCTGGCCCAGACCTGCTCTCAAATTGGCAAACCAGACCCCCCCTCCTCTTCCAAGCTAGCCTCCCTGTCCTCAGGCAGTCTGGGGGACAAGGAATCGTCCAGCCGATCTTCCAAGTCTGGAGACCAGCACCAGTCCCTGGAAGACAAGTCCAGCTTCAAGCCTTACTCCAAGTCATCCGGCGACTGTCGTAAGGATGTCCTGGTGACAAAGGGACCTTCGGATAAAGCAGCTTTTAGAGTGCCAAATGGAAGCTCCAACAGTGGCAATGCTTCCTGTCCATCTTTTCCTCCCCATTCCCAGTCACCCAGCTCCAGCCCTCCTCCCCTGCACCCTCAGAGCCAGCCCCACAGACAAAGCCATTCCCCCCCCACGCAGCCCCCTTCACACTCCCAGGCCCCGCACATGGACAGCAAACCTGGGACCTCAGAGCAGTCCAGCTCggacaataataacaacagcgcTGGCAAAAAAGACTCCGATGCAGCTAAGTCAGGGATGGATGTGGCTCAGTTAGCCAACTCCAGTCACATACGGGCCAGCGCCAACTCCAGCAACGCCAGCTCTGCCAGTAGCCCGCGGCCGGAGAGCAAGGCCGAGCCACAGGCCTCCTCACAGCCTGGCTTGGGCTCTGGGCACATTGCCCCGGTCTCTCCTTTTAAACCAGGACATTCTGTCTTCCCCATGCCTCCTGCTAGCATGGGCTACCACGGCTCTATAGTGGGGGCCTACGCTGGCTACCCCTCCCAGTTTGTTCCCGGCTTGGATCCTACCAAGTCTAGTTTAGGGTTAGGACTTCAGGGGAAGCACCCCAGCTCCAGCCCGCTCACTGGCGCCTCACCTCCATCCCTGATGCAGGGCTTATGTCGGGAcccatattgtctgacttaccCCAACGCACCCCATCTGGGAGGAAGTAACTGCTCCACCTGTGTCCACGATCCCTCCAGCCTCAAGTCTGGTTTCCCTCTGGTTTACCCCTCCCACCACCTCCACTCCCTGCATCCCAGCTCCTTGTCTTCCAGCACCGCCCCGACCCTGTCCCACCCCCTCTACACCTATGGTTTCATGTTACCAAATGAACCGCTGCCTCACGCCTGTAACTGGGTGTCAGTCGGAGGTCCCTGTGACAAGCGTTTCGCCACGTCAGAGGAGCTACTTGCCCACCTGCGCACCCACACAGGCCTGCATGGGATGGTGGACAGTAAGCTGTTGTCAGCCTACCCTTCATCGGTTTCATCGACTGCCTCTTGTCACCTCCACCTGCCCCCACACAGCAGCCCGGGTACCATGCCCAGCTCCTTTTCCCTCAGAGGCTCTCCTGGCTTGGGCTTGGCTCGCTACCACCCCTACAGTAAATCCCACCTCCCCGGAGCACCAGGACTTTCTA
It contains:
- the znf703 gene encoding zinc finger protein 703, with product MRDFPGGPEPLLRRQSPERSAAYASGDPYRTGAERASVPLLTSCPPSDPLRQAKRLPIRIVKMLTAHSGHLLHPEYLQPLTSAPVSIELDAKKSPLALLAQTCSQIGKPDPPSSSKLASLSSGSLGDKESSSRSSKSGDQHQSLEDKSSFKPYSKSSGDCRKDVLVTKGPSDKAAFRVPNGSSNSGNASCPSFPPHSQSPSSSPPPLHPQSQPHRQSHSPPTQPPSHSQAPHMDSKPGTSEQSSSDNNNNSAGKKDSDAAKSGMDVAQLANSSHIRASANSSNASSASSPRPESKAEPQASSQPGLGSGHIAPVSPFKPGHSVFPMPPASMGYHGSIVGAYAGYPSQFVPGLDPTKSSLGLGLQGKHPSSSPLTGASPPSLMQGLCRDPYCLTYPNAPHLGGSNCSTCVHDPSSLKSGFPLVYPSHHLHSLHPSSLSSSTAPTLSHPLYTYGFMLPNEPLPHACNWVSVGGPCDKRFATSEELLAHLRTHTGLHGMVDSKLLSAYPSSVSSTASCHLHLPPHSSPGTMPSSFSLRGSPGLGLARYHPYSKSHLPGAPGLSMSSLPSSAYYSPYALYSQRLGSASALGYQ